A section of the Solitalea canadensis DSM 3403 genome encodes:
- a CDS encoding SpoIIAA family protein: MKQIPENVERFEGELGTYWFDENGILCSVSNKILRTLDNVKSNINLIKKISNNTPVCILVYLSRSPQPDKQTRDFVAQQLSSIYKAMAIVSNSSLGSFVINFIFKFQKPSIPMRTFSNEEDAKEWLKQYL, translated from the coding sequence ATGAAGCAGATTCCAGAAAATGTCGAGAGATTTGAAGGTGAATTGGGAACTTATTGGTTTGACGAAAATGGTATTTTATGTTCCGTTTCCAATAAAATCTTAAGAACATTAGATAATGTTAAATCCAATATTAATCTGATCAAGAAAATCTCCAATAATACTCCTGTTTGTATTTTGGTTTACCTCTCCCGTTCTCCTCAACCAGATAAACAAACCCGTGATTTTGTAGCGCAGCAACTTAGCAGTATTTACAAAGCAATGGCTATCGTTTCAAATTCTTCTTTAGGCAGTTTCGTCATTAATTTCATTTTTAAATTTCAGAAGCCATCTATTCCCATGAGAACGTTTTCGAATGAGGAAGATGCCAAGGAATGGTTAAAGCAG